The following proteins come from a genomic window of Nostoc sp. ATCC 53789:
- a CDS encoding phage tail protein, with translation MATGANNGNITHELNYVTTNRFYVEIDSSIAASFAECSGLSVQIKKNVFQEGGVNDQQRIYLGHTEFADITLKRGFTDHPGFWNWMNAVFDEKKKTSRRNVNILIFNQAGETMMSWTLIGAIPITWKTPALQADGKAVAIEELTLAYEGLQVARSTGGGSSVQRDQKSGYFVSS, from the coding sequence ATGGCTACAGGCGCTAACAATGGCAACATTACTCACGAATTAAATTATGTCACTACTAATCGGTTCTACGTAGAGATAGATAGTTCTATTGCTGCATCTTTCGCTGAATGTTCAGGATTAAGTGTTCAAATTAAGAAAAATGTTTTTCAGGAAGGTGGTGTTAACGACCAGCAAAGAATTTATTTAGGTCATACAGAATTTGCAGACATAACTCTTAAACGAGGATTTACCGATCATCCAGGTTTTTGGAATTGGATGAATGCAGTTTTTGATGAAAAAAAGAAAACATCTCGACGCAATGTCAATATTCTGATTTTTAATCAAGCCGGTGAAACGATGATGAGTTGGACTTTGATTGGTGCTATTCCTATAACCTGGAAAACACCAGCACTTCAAGCAGATGGAAAGGCAGTTGCGATTGAAGAATTAACTTTAGCTTATGAAGGTTTACAAGTTGCAAGGTCTACAGGAGGAGGCTCTTCTGTACAACGAGATCAAAAATCAGGATATTTCGTTTCTAGCTAA
- a CDS encoding DUF4157 domain-containing protein: protein MREHVSRQKKTTTDFSIPSLKHPTPGFGLESSAISRQTVPEIQPLNQPLTHDISRIPLRSQAKLSISQPGDIYEQEADSVAQQVMQRMAQPGNRQSIQREAVPQEEEELQMKPLANSITPLVQREALPEDEEELQMKSLDNRTLQREALPEDEEELQMKSLDNRTLQREALPEDEEELQMKSLDNRTLQREALPEDEEELQMKPSQGEAGMAAAPDLEASINQARGGGQVIADNIREPMEQAFGADFSGVKVHTDGQSDQLNQSIQARAFTTGQDVFFRQGEYNPGSRGGQELLAHELTHVVQQSGRMVQKATRGKPHEKHIRHGSKVVQRALDSTQVSGIHKESYGLVSVDWNAATNEAGAHVRPAGQGEHLNKADMLAAVNDIYQALHTREQNGRVKGYVQVDPQGAAVVKSVVELLGAALGGTWGVLQAKGLTAWRKSFSSVNKNKSGVIAPEIVSEHIAWLKALESRGVFILPIGLDEPGLTADKFMESMVSGSDIGKQRLAAYESWINQGNEVGLIIRLDLAQLGNVRNVLQG from the coding sequence ATGAGAGAACACGTCAGCCGGCAGAAGAAAACTACTACAGACTTCTCAATTCCATCCCTGAAACACCCTACACCCGGCTTTGGTTTGGAGTCGTCGGCAATTTCACGCCAAACTGTTCCTGAAATACAACCACTTAATCAGCCACTTACTCACGATATCAGCCGCATACCACTGCGATCGCAAGCAAAACTCTCAATTAGCCAGCCTGGAGACATTTACGAACAGGAAGCTGATAGCGTAGCACAACAGGTAATGCAAAGAATGGCACAACCTGGAAATCGTCAGTCTATCCAACGAGAAGCAGTGCCGCAGGAAGAAGAAGAATTGCAGATGAAACCTCTGGCAAATTCCATCACGCCTTTGGTGCAACGAGAAGCATTGCCAGAGGATGAGGAAGAATTGCAGATGAAATCTCTGGACAATCGCACATTGCAACGAGAAGCATTGCCAGAGGATGAGGAAGAATTACAGATGAAATCTCTGGACAATCGCACATTGCAACGAGAAGCATTGCCAGAGGATGAAGAAGAATTACAGATGAAATCTCTGGACAATCGCACATTGCAACGAGAAGCATTGCCAGAGGATGAGGAAGAATTACAGATGAAGCCGAGTCAGGGTGAGGCTGGGATGGCTGCTGCGCCTGACCTAGAAGCGTCCATTAACCAAGCGCGGGGGGGTGGACAGGTGATCGCAGACAACATCCGCGAACCGATGGAACAGGCGTTTGGCGCAGATTTCAGTGGGGTGAAGGTTCACACCGATGGTCAATCTGACCAGTTGAATCAGTCAATTCAAGCGCGTGCTTTCACAACGGGACAGGATGTGTTCTTTCGGCAGGGAGAATATAATCCAGGGAGTCGCGGCGGTCAAGAGTTGTTGGCGCATGAGTTGACCCATGTTGTGCAGCAGTCAGGTAGGATGGTTCAAAAAGCAACAAGAGGCAAGCCGCATGAAAAGCATATCAGGCATGGGTCTAAGGTTGTCCAACGCGCTCTTGATAGCACTCAGGTCAGCGGAATCCATAAGGAATCCTACGGTTTGGTCAGTGTAGATTGGAATGCAGCAACGAATGAAGCAGGGGCGCATGTAAGACCAGCGGGGCAAGGGGAACATTTAAATAAAGCAGACATGTTGGCTGCTGTCAATGATATTTATCAGGCATTACATACAAGAGAGCAAAATGGCAGAGTAAAGGGATATGTGCAAGTAGACCCACAGGGAGCGGCAGTAGTCAAGAGTGTAGTAGAACTCCTTGGAGCAGCGTTAGGCGGCACATGGGGCGTGTTACAAGCCAAGGGCTTGACGGCGTGGCGTAAGTCATTTAGTAGCGTGAATAAGAACAAATCTGGCGTGATTGCCCCAGAGATCGTATCAGAACACATCGCCTGGCTAAAAGCCCTTGAAAGCAGAGGTGTATTTATTCTGCCGATAGGGCTAGACGAGCCTGGATTAACGGCTGACAAGTTCATGGAGAGTATGGTTAGTGGCAGCGACATAGGCAAGCAAAGGCTAGCTGCGTATGAATCTTGGATTAATCAAGGCAATGAGGTAGGCTTAATCATCAGGCTTGATCTTGCCCAGCTTGGGAACGTAAGAAATGTACTCCAAGGATAG